The genome window TCCTTGCTCTTGGCCATACCTGTCAGGTCCAGCTTTTTAATGCTCTTGGTTTTAGAGCCTTAAAAGAGGTATATGTGGGGTGTGTCTGGTGTTGCACTTTTAGTGGCCTGAATAAAATAAGGCTTTGTGCTCTAAGGCAATAGGTTTTCTTAGGTACgataaaaatagaaaggaaaccAGTTTCTGAGATTGCAACCAGGAGGTTAGAGAACAGAGCGAGGGGGTGGTAAACTGAAGTGTGAAGAAGGGGGTGGACAGGTAAGAAAGACATGGAAGGACAGAATGGGGTCACAGGAGGGATGGGGAGCAGAGGAATTAGTAGATAGACTTGGGCAACTGGAGAAgtattcttcctttaaaaataaagaacgtCATACTTTAGGTGAAGGTTACACAGCAAGTGCAAAGAAAGGCAGGTGATGGTAGAACAGCAGACAGAAGTACTAAGGCTGTCTTGTGGAACTTCAGtttgaacttttaattttatcaaagatCCCCACTCACCCTTACAAGTTCATTAAATATCAGCTTTCATTAGTATAGGGCTTTTAATTGTAGAGTGCTTTCATACATGTCCCCTCCTCATTTGATCCTCCTAATCTGTGTAAACAGTGAGTAATTTTCCCTTGTTTTTCAGATGAGTGTTCTCATCTGTACTGAGGTGGAGGGACTTCTAGTGAATTGCTGAGGTCTCCGAATTTTAGTCCACGGCCTTCATACAAGATAATTCTGTGACCATTAATGTGCAGAATTTGTCTAATATTTCAGAGGTCCACATAGCCTCATCTATAATTAATTTAGTGATAATATGCTTGCAGCTGGGATTAAACTAGAAGAGATTAGAGCATACTGGATGAATTCTTAACAAGCAGAGATGAGGAGACGTTCATTACCAGTTTAGCACTTCTGGTCCCTACCATTCCTCTGCTTTTTTTAAGACACTTAATGGGTCAGGGAAATGATGAAGGAGAGTGAAATAATAACTATAGCCACTACTAATTTAGCTTTTAAGTTTTGACTGTAGTGTGCTGGTGCTTTATGTTCATGATCTCATTTCTTGCAACAACACCATGAGGTAGATTCTATGATGGTCCCTATTTTATAGGGGAGGACATTTGAAACTTAAGAATGTAATCATTTAATCTTTCCCCagtgattaattttaaaatatttttattgttaaatattttaagcatatAAAAATTATAGGGTGTACCATAATAATGAATACCATTATACCCACCATCTTAACATTGCCATATgtgttttaggtttttttttattactgttttttaaggaaataaaacattacagTTAGAATTGAAGCTACTCATGCTCCCTTGTCATTCCTCTTCCCTCCACTCCAGCAGAGGTAACCACTATCCGGAATTTGGTGTTTATTATTCCTATGcatgtttttataatttaatgataGATGTATGCATGTACaatatatggaattgttctttgaCAGATAAATTGCAAAGAAAAAATGGGGAATCTAGAGATTAAAAATACAAGACATACCAACCAATCACAATGTATTGATCTTAATTTGgatactgattaaaaaaaatttttttaataagatatttataaaataattggaAATCTGAACTGGTATTTTATGACAAAGAATTGTTGTTTATGGTTGAAATGATAtaatgtctgggatttgcttcaaaataatccaatAAAGAGGGTAAGTAGATGGAGCAAGATTAGCTATGGTTTGAGTTGTTGAGGCTGAGTGATGGGTATATGGGGGTTCattattatgttatttttgtatgttttaagttagaacaaaaatattttctaaaaggaggaaataaaagttataaaagaatGATTTGTGCAAGTTAAAAATTTTATGGATATGGTCCTGCTTTGCATGCTTTTGCTCCCAGACCTGTTGGAACAGTCTGGGGACAGCTCATAAGAGCTAGCTCTATGCCTCTGAATGTCATGTGGTACAGAAATTGATGTTTTCAGTGTTTGTGAAGGAAATTGATCCTGTGTATGCACAGTAAAGTTAGCAAGtaatgatgtttttcttttggtgagGTTTGGCCACATTCAGAGGTATTTCTCATGTTCTGTTCTACCTGGGAAGTCAAGGGAAGCCCGTGCATAATGAGAtgtcttaaattatttttgccaATGGACCGAAAGCCCTTTTTGGTATCTGCATCTTTAATAGTATACTAAAGAGGGTACTGAATTTAGAAGGTTCTGCCATTTATTGACTGACTCAGGGAAAGTCTCTTAAAAGGGTGGTAGAAAAAACATTGCCGTTGGAATTAGACCTTGGTTTGGATCCTTGTTTTATCTTTTAGGAACTCTGTGTACTTGGTTAAGTTACATAGTGCTTCTGAACTTTAGTTTCCCAAGAGGAAAAATCTATTGAACTCTTCCTTTGGTCAAGCAAGTGTTTGGACTAACCTCCCTCAAGGAGTTGGAATGAGAGTGGGGGTAGTGGCTCAGAAAGGGCTTCTCAGAAATGTAGCTATTTAACCCCAGTGCTTCTAATACTTGTGCCTGACAACCACAAACTTTtaattaagtaaaagaaaagattttttaaaagtaaactttttCTTACTGCTGCCTAAAGAAATAGCTATAAAATAACCCAGTCACTGATCGGAGAAATCACTCTTCTCTTCATAGAGGCGCCTGCTTAAGTGCCTGGAACTCAGAACAATGCAGGAATATTggtaaaataaaaactcttagcagaTCTAAGTTTAAATACAACAGAAAGCAGTGaaagtaatggggtatgtggtggggacttgataatggggggaatccagtaaccacagtgttgctcatgtgatttttatattagtgatgccaaaacaaacaaacaaattcaaCAGAAAGCTTAatttctttgataaaacaatCTATGTTACAGAGTTCTGTTGAAGGCTAGGGTTAAAAAATGTGTCTCAGTACTTGGTATTCAATActtcttccctctctttcctATCTCATATATGAGTGTGTTTAACTaggttcctttttaaaatttattttctcccagttttaaTGAGATATAAATAACATGTAAGATTGTGTTAGTTTAAAGTGTATGACATAATGCCTTGACATATGTACATAtggaatgattaccacaataagtttagttaacatcacCTCacataagtttagttaacatacGTCACCTcacatacttaaaatttttttttcctgttatgagaacttttaagttctgctttcttagcaactttcaaatataaagtATAGTATTGTTAaatatagttaccatgctgtacttTACTCACTAGGTGTCTTCTAAAATTCTATAATCCCCGTCCTTCTCTTTccctgtaccattttatattatattttttgcATAACTTCCAATGTTGTTTCCCTGGCAGATTATACATTCCTTGAGGGTGGAAACCATAGCTTTATTTCTTAGAAATCATATAAAGATATATCTAACTCAGTGCTGTGTGATGATGTTAGCtcagaaaatgttttctaaaagaaTGTGTGAACTAAAACTAATTCAGAGTGTGAGGTAGAGGGAAGTGGGATGAGGGGAAATTCTTAAAAGGCTGGATAAGGAATCCTCCAAATTGAATTTGGTGTTTATTCTTACAGCTTTTCTCAGATGTTGACATGTAATATGTATCACCTTGCCCATCTAAAAAATAATAGATTGGATCCATCATTAGCTGTTTAAATTTAGGTTTTAATtatataagtaatatataaatattgaagtagaaaagtaaaatgatacTATGAAGTCTCCTCTTGACCTCTCTCAGTCCCCCTGCAGGATATAACAGCTATTggttttgtgtttgtatttttctagaccTGTTCTTtgcatttatgtatgtattgAAAATGAGACTTTTGTATGTGTGGTCATGATTAACTTTTAGATCTTGGAGGATATTGCCTAGTTGCCCTTCTCTATCCCTTCTCCAATTTATAAATGAGGAGACAAGTGCAGGTGGTTAAGTGGCTTATCCAAAATGTTACAACTAGTTAAAGACAGGACCAGGATTACAACCCAGCTCTTTGTACTCCCAAGCCAGTATTAATCCTCCTAGAACAAATGTTATTCTTAAGAAAGTACGAATTGTTGGGAGGAACAAAACTAGTTCCTTAGTTGCATAATTTTTCTCTAAAGATTTTTCTTTGATGTTCTTGACTCTAAATCCAACTttctgggatttaaaaaaaatcaaaatcaaaattaataggTAGAACACCTTAAAACATAATACAGTTGACTTTGTAATTAGCAGAGTTGAAAGTGATGAGAAGATCCTCTAATTTTCTTTGTGCCTGCAGGAAGGTGGGAGTCAATCATTTTGACAAGTCTCCCAAAAGGAGCAGCTAGCAGGAGCTGAAGCTTTTCCCATTTGGTCTCGCGGCAAAGGCAGAGATCACGCCAGCAGCTCCATACAGTATGGAAGacaattctctctcttcttatattCTTAAAGATTTTGATAATTTCAAAAGCAatacctgtttgtttttttaaagtgtagactgtgaaaatacaaacattttacatatgttttatgttatataaaaatacatgttagTGAAAtcactatataatatatatttgtatggtgGATATTATTTCATGATAGTATATACAGATCTGTTTCATGGTGTTTTTAAATAGTTGTAAAGTATTCAGTAACTTGAATGTACTGTGATTTTGCTCAATGGTTCTGGTGACAGACATTAGGTTGTCTTCAGtatttggctattttgaataatgctgctttaaACATCCTTGTAAATGTATCCTTGTGCATTTGTACAGGTACTTCTGCAGGGTATTTTTTCCAGAAGTGAAATCACGGGGTCAAACGGTGTTGCCAAATTACTCTCCATAAAATATTGTACTATCTGAAACTCTCACTGATGGTGTGTGAAAGTGCTTGTTCCTCGTGTCCTCATCAACCTAGATTATCATGGcatcttaatttttatcattttgataaGGAAAAAATATCTCATTGTTCTAATGCATATTTCCATGATTCTGCTAAGGTTAAATATCTTTGATTTCTCATGTTACAAGTTGCAGTGCAAAGAATTTGAAGTATCAGGTCACCACCACTCTGTAGAACAGATGGGTGTTGGTGTAAGGGTATTATTTCCTGTTCCTCAGCAAAACTGCTTGTTATTTTTTCAGATATGATGTGCTCACTAGTGCCCTCTGGACAGTCTTTTGGTACTTCTCTCTTGCCTAAAGATACTGCCTCATTTTCTTGTGGTTCTTTGGATGAGGATGAGTTGGATGACTCCTTGCTGGAGCTGTGTGATGGAGAAGAAGATGATGGCAATTTGAGTTTAACGGAGGAAGAGATTGAGGAGTTCTTAAGGGATGATGACTCATCAAATGAGAACTCTTCTGGGAGAGAAGGGTTGCTTAAAGATGACAGCAGGCATGTtgaaaagggaaggagagggagtcAAATTCTGCCTGACACTCCCCAAGAGAAAAATTCATTGTTCAGCTTGGGACCAGTAGCTGAGACCCCTGGCCTCTTCAAACTACCTCATCTAAGTACATCAGTTGGTCATGGACCGACTCCTACTAAACCATTAAACAGACGCTTTGCACTAGAAAAGAATCTTATAAAAATAACAGTTGTTGCACCATTTGATCCAACAGTTTGTGATACTGTGCTTGATAAGGACAAGACTGATTCATCCAAAGATTCTGAAAAACCCTTTTCCTTTGGAGAACAGATGAGAAAAGATGATCTTAGCCCAAATGAGAGCAAACTTCGCACTGATTCTGAAGGCAGCCCCAGTAACTCTACTTGGGATGGgcccctgcttccttctccttcAGACAATAACTTTCAACAAACTGTCTCTGATAAAAATAGGCCTGACAGTAAGAAACCTACACCTGAATTCTCTCAGATCTTGCACCACTCAGAGACTCCTAATATGGGGTCATCCTGGAGAAATGGATCACATAAATCAACTTGTGAAATGAGGTTTCCAGTTATTTCCAGTTCTTCAGACAAAGTAAGTACATTTTTATCAAggtgaagagaaaaaatgaaattattttcattcaggTGCTATATAGCAGAGCTTTGTATTCATCAGATAAATTAGGGTTTGAATCCTAATGAgcactgtgaccttggacaaattatttagTGCCTTTGTGGGAATACATTTCTTATCTGTAAGTGAAACTAATACTTTATGGTATAGTAAGgattaatgaaataatgtatttacATTAATTGATACATCATATTAAATtgccatttattgaaaattaCTAAGGAGATGATGATTTTACtcctatttctcctttctttgggttTTAGCCAAAGTCTTAATCCTCGGTTACTATGCTGAATTAAGTACAGCACCAGCTCTGAATGAGCATTGAAGAGCTGAAAAATCTTGGGCAATTTACCTGACCTCTTTGAGCCTGATTCTCTATCTGTCAAAAGGGTCTAATTAACCCCTACTgcttagggtttttttgtttttttcttaagattaCAGTCACTCTTATTTAAAGGACCTACCATAGTGCCTGGTACACAATAAGGTTGAAAAATATGCCTCTGTAGCCTTTAGTTCAATACTATTTCCATAGTGTTTTCTTGTAACTAAGGACCATCTTTCCTTCTGCATTCTTTctgctctgaaaaaaataaaacaggatgtTCTTGACAAGGATTCTGGGAAGCTGAAAGTCCGTGAGAGAAGACTAGGCAAAGTCATTCCTGTTCTGCAAGCCCAAACAAGGTAATAGTATAATGAAATACTCTGGTTTCTTTTGGTtctcttcagtttcttcctttccctcctcagTTTCCGGTTAGTGTGGGAAAAAACTGCACCAGGAGTAAGCATATTTGAAGTTTTGGGACCACCAATAagatgctgtgtgaccttgggcaagtcaaaTCTATGACCTAAGTTTGTCCATAAAATGAGGCTAATGATGTCTTCTATGCTGCTTCATAGGCCTAATTTTGAAGAGTAAGAAAGCCATATCAGTGAAAGCACTGTACAAATAGGAGATTTCTGTGGGACAGCCTGGTCACAGATATGCCAGGAGGGtagaataattttaatgaaaatgttaaaaaatatatcaaaaatcaTTGAGTCATCTCTTCCAACTTGCATACAACTTGTTCTTGGGGAAAAAGTTCTAGTTGAGGTTGCAAATTTGGGTCACTTTTTCAATCTGCCCTTTGTTGCCAGGAGATGGCAGTGTCTACATGGACATTTTCAATTAGTAAAGCTGTTCAGAGTCAGATTGGCTTccttacaatattaaaaaaaatttttttttttgattatccAGATACTGTatgtattctgtttttaaaaattaaatgttacaaATAAGGCTAAAGTCTCTTTGACTACCACCCCAAATcccaattttctgatttttttctttgttttctttgcataattgaGGGAAACTTTGTGAATTACTTATGATGGACATTATACCAAAGAACACAAGTCATACTACTTGAAATAGTAATAAATTTACTATCTCAATGTTCTTATCCACTGACTCCTCAGTACAGTGCAGGCATGATGAGCAAGGGCCAGAAATTGTTCTTGCCAAGGTCACCAGTGTTCTAACTGCCACATTCATCTGGTTCTTTTGCAACTTCATCTCATTCAGCTTTTCTGCAGCTTCTATGAAGTTTGCTGTTTCTTGACTAACCTTGAATTATTCAACAAGTGCTTTCTTTCTCTAGGGACTAGGTAATCATTACTTTCATATGCCTTGCTAATAAGAGGTTGTATCTATCTTAATTTTTGTCTAAACTCCATACTTGATTTCAGCATTATGCTATGTGACTGACACTGTCTTCTCTCACTGGATCTTTAAGAGTATTTTGTCTCTGAAAGTTAGCAGTTCTAACTGATCAACAATATGTCTTTACGAAACGCTATACTCATGTTTCTAACGgactgtttttcctccttctggTTTGCTTTGTTCAAGGACTAATGTGTCAACGTTTTCACAATCAGATCTAGAAGAGCAGAAGCAAAGTTACCTCAGGAGTGTCATTGCTCACATAGAAGACCCAGTGGACTCTAACCAAGGTAACGTGGTAACCAAAGAATGGCATGTAAAAGATGTGATGggactttttttcccccaattgtTATATAGCTTAAACTGGGAGGTTGTTTTGAATTTCCTTAATTACCTAAAGATTTTTCACTTAAAAGGACTGCTAACTAGATAATCACCTAAGTGGTTTGGCTAACCAGTGTTATAGAGTGGTCCAAGCAGACTCATTCCAGTACATGAAGAGatcctccctcccccatggttGAGGACTGTAACTAGACCTGTACTTTTTGCTGGGTATTTTTGTCCGAAAAATAGTGTATGTGGGTAACAAGGGATTACTTggtcattgtttttttatttggaattatttattttccctgCTGCCTTCAGCATTTAAACGTAAAAAGCAGGCATTTCAAATACATCTTGCATCTTGGCATCTGAATAAAAGCTCTTGAAAGGCTTTACCTTCAGATCCTCCAAGCCAAGTTCTCCCTAGTTCTTATAAAAGCTATTGTAAAATGGCTAGATTCCTTCCTCAGCCCCCAAGAGACTGTAACTAATAGTCCATGTTATTATTCATCCTGAACTATTAGCTGATGGGAAAACTCCTAAAGGGAAACTTGAGGATGGTACTGAAGGTGCAGAAGTTAGTAGCTACTAATAAAATAATCTCTTCTTACACAGATGATTTCATATTCTGTCATCTTTAGCTCTTTTGTTCATTCAACATACCTTTCTTGAGTACTTTCAGTGTGCTGTGTTTGAACATGAGGTGTTGGAAATGTAAAGAGGTGTTGAGTTAGAGTGTTAGCCCTTTGGGAAATAATAGTCCAGAGAAGGAAGATAATTATATTGCAGTATTGATTAGTGCTCTAACAGAATTATATACAAAGTGCAGTTTGGGGAAAGTGGAAAATGGAGAAGGAGGATGCCCTAGGTAGGCTCCACAGAGAAGATAATCAGTTCAATTACTCTAAATCACTAGAGAGGGTTTTAGGAGAATTTTTGGCTGAATATCAGAGGAGATTCACCTTTGACAAATCTTGAATTATTtagtaggtttttttgttttgttttacaaggCTCTGAGGGTAAGTCTTAGAAATCTGAAACATCAGCCAGAAGAATTTTTTATTCCAGGTGCTTTTACTTTTTACTCAAAAGATTTCATTAAATAATCAGATACTACTACAAGTACAATTAAAGTCATGCTGATTGCTTGGACTTCTGCCTGTGAGCTCCCTTTGCTTAACTATATTAAGGACCTGATTGAAGTAGAGACGCTTGTCCCCTCCCCATTGAAAGGGCAGATTAAAAGCAGTTTGTCTGCATTCAGCCTCTATGGATGCGACTCCATCATTGCTTTGCCTTCCATGAGGTGACTTTTCTTTTACCCAAGGCAGTTGACACTGATGATATCCAATTacattttcccttctcattttgggcatttcacaagaaaagcaatgagCAGCTGTTTATATTACAGCATCTTTTCCACTCTCTCCCCATTCAGCAGTCCTGCTCCCATTTTATGTGTAACCCATAAGGAACAGCTAGAATAACTAGTACAGAGGAAAGAGTGTACTTAGTGGTTGGGCAACTAAAGTCTAGTGTAGAGTTAATTTCTGGGTTCATATCCTAGCACCACTgctactggctgtgtgaccttgagccagtAAAAACTCAGTTTAatcatttgtaaagtggggataataatgagGCTTAGCTTATGTGAAGATTAAACATGTAAATATGAGTATAATGCATAGAACAGTACCTAGCCACAGCAACTAGCATTTACTGAATACTTAGTATTATTAGCAAGAAAGTGAATCTTTTCATACTAAAGTTTTTGTAAGTAAAATATTATGTCaggtgtttgtttttaaatctcaaaagaaaaaaaaacctggaatATTAAAACAGCTgtaataaaatgtcaataaatgAAGCTGATGATGGGCATGTGGGAGTTCATTATACTGTTCTCtgcttttgtatatatttgaaaatttccataataaacttttttaaaaagtacatcttTTAAGGGATTCCTTTTTGACATCTAAGGATTGTCAACATTACCAGTCATTCTAAAAATTTCACAGGCCTCCAGTGCTTGCTTCTGCCTTCTAGGAATGTGCTGTAATATCAAGTTCTTAAATCACTTTCTGTTGCCCAGTATGCATACataataagattttaaaactttatataccATACTGCAGGAGGAATGGGTACGTATTCTTCATCTCTTCCCTATTTACATATTAATTACAGGGCAGCCAGAAGCAAAAAGAGGAAGCGTAATACCTCCAGTCCTCCTTTTCAAGATATTTGTGCTATTTCACTGTcaaaaagtataatttttcaGATTCTTTATAAGACACATAGAAATTAGTAGGGGGCAGATTCAGCTATAGTTCCTGCCAATTCAGTTTGAATACTCTCCATTGGATTAATCATCATCTTTGACTTTATCaataatgtgtatatattattgatacagaatataataatataaatcgTCTTTCAACTCCATCATTCTCATTTGGGTATAATCTCAATTTAGTGCCACGTGGGTCTTTAATTTTATGTACAAAGTCATCGATTATTTCCTTTCTGACATTCTAAGTTCTTAGAAAAGACCATTTAGAtcttatctttaatttcttaacATGTAAGTCTGTTCTATGTATCTCTGCCAACAtgcaaaaaaaagtcaataaaaagaatgaaaatatcccAGACAGTACAATAAAGAAAGGtagaacaaggaaagaaaagataaaacttaGAAAATCAATCCTCAGAAGTTCAATTATCTATTAGGAGTTTCTTAAAGACAGAACAGATTATAGAGAGGGTACAGTTATCTAGGAAATATAAGAAAGTCTCAGAACTGAGATATCTATGCCCAAACGCCCACTGAGTACCTGgtataaagaatgaaaggaaaacgAAAAAGAAAGACCTGTACCAATGTATATCAGTAATTAGTACTGATTCAGCCTTTGCTTAGAGTTGGAATAATGCAAAACTCATTACTTCATGAAGCAGGCCATTCATTGCTTAGAAAATTCTAGTTGTTAGAAAGTTATTTCTTATGTTGAGCCAGACTCTGTTTCCCTGTAATTTTCAGTGGCACTTCCTAGTTCTGCCCTTGAGGATCACAAAAAATAACTACTCTCTGTTATATACTTAATGTATTTTAAGGACCTTTCCATGTGAAATATCTCAAAATAAgagttttaatatatatgtaaagtattATGTAATTTTGTATTCCATCTTGGATAATTAGGTTATGTCCATTTTCATTAGTAATGCTACAGTAACATTCTGGTCAATAAACGTTCATGTACAACTCTTATTTCTATAGGAtgaatacctagaagtggaattgctgggtaaagtatataaacattaaaaaaaaaattgttatatgTTACCAGATTGTCCTCACCaaaaattgtattaatttttgCTGTTACAGTTTGATAggtaatatttaacatattttgttttaataattagATTAAAATTTTTAGATACTGGTGatttatatttaatcatttcttaAAATCACCTAATATCTAGTCCATGTTGCAGTTCCCCTAGTTGTCCCAAAAATGTCCTGTAAATTGTTAAAATGGGATCTAAACAAGGTTCAGGTGTCTCCTAAGTCTCTCTTAATCTAGGTCACTTGTTTTGTAGATTGTCCCACAATTTGAATTGTGTCCGATTATTTCCTTGTGATGTCATTTAACTTGTTCCTCCATCCCTTGTAGTTCTTGTAACCTGGAGGTTAGGTCTAGAGGAGGGATTTAGATTAGGATTAAACATTTTTGGCTGAAATAATTCATAGATAACTGTGTGTTCATCCTGTATGTTATTAGGAGGCACCATCTAATGGCAGGTTGTTCCACTAATAATGAAGCCAAGTTAGATCACTTTGTTAAGGAGTTAAGTGCCACATCTCTCTATTGTAAAGTGCATTTTCCCTGTAATTAATCATTTGTGGGGTGATGCTTTGGAACCATGTGAATATCCTGTTCCACAGTAGTTGTTCACTTGATGGTTTGAATGTTCATTGGTGATCTTGCCTGAAACAGCAACTATACAGAGTTGCacagaaaatgttcattttctgtaTCATTTCTTTTACAGTTGTTACCTAGCATTTctctaaaatgatttttaatttttttagtataacTGTTATctcatggatttttttaaatcaattgattatcgtcttttttttttttttaatgctcaatTTG of Manis javanica isolate MJ-LG chromosome 4, MJ_LKY, whole genome shotgun sequence contains these proteins:
- the S100PBP gene encoding S100P-binding protein produces the protein MMCSLVPSGQSFGTSLLPKDTASFSCGSLDEDELDDSLLELCDGEEDDGNLSLTEEEIEEFLRDDDSSNENSSGREGLLKDDSRHVEKGRRGSQILPDTPQEKNSLFSLGPVAETPGLFKLPHLSTSVGHGPTPTKPLNRRFALEKNLIKITVVAPFDPTVCDTVLDKDKTDSSKDSEKPFSFGEQMRKDDLSPNESKLRTDSEGSPSNSTWDGPLLPSPSDNNFQQTVSDKNRPDSKKPTPEFSQILHHSETPNMGSSWRNGSHKSTCEMRFPVISSSSDKDVLDKDSGKLKVRERRLGKVIPVLQAQTRTNVSTFSQSDLEEQKQSYLRSVIAHIEDPVDSNQGTLRELCALMDQVHHMQNQKWQHPSDLTTRNYARFRRSLQRYSLTQWVDRNMRSHHRFQRLSDFPCSPFVSSPQQ